The sequence below is a genomic window from Massilia oculi.
CTTCGCGCGCGCTCGGCGCATCGTTAAAACGGATGAATTTTCATCCGTTTTTCGTTTGCGGCCGACGCAAAAAACGGCGCACTTCGTGCTCTACACGCGTCCGAACGACCTGCCGCATGCGCGGCTGGGCGTCGTTGCGGCCAAGCGTTTCGCGCCGCGCGCGGTGACCCGCAATACGATCAAGCGCATGACGCGCGAGCTGTTCCGTACGAGCAGCCTGGCGCAGGTCGATTGCATCGTCCGCCTGTCGCGTCCCGTCAACGCCAAGGATGGTCCGGCCACCACGCGCGCCCTGAAGGCCGCGTTGAAGGTGGAACTGGCGCGCCTGTTCGCTTCCCAGAAGCCGCGCCCGGCGCGGGCCAGCTCGCCATGAAGACGCTGCTCGTCTGGTTGCTTCGCGGCTACCAGTTGCTGTTGTCGCCGATGCTCGGGCCGCGTTGCCGGTTCTATCCCAGCTGTTCCAATTACGCAATCGAAGCGCTGCGCGTCCATGGCGCCGCACGCGGTTCCTGGCTGGCCGCGCGCCGCGTGGGCCGCTGCCATCCGTGGAATGCGGGCGGCCTCGACCCGGTGCCGCCGAAAGACGGCCCCAAGGAATCCCATTCAGCCGCTTGCGGTTGCAACCACTCTTGAAGACTCCAATGGAATTCAATAAACGTACTGTCCTGTGGATCGTGTTCGCCATCTCTCTGATCGTTCTCTGGAACAATTGGATGGTGGCTAACGGCAAGCAGTCGCTGTTCTCGGCGCAACCGCCGGCGCAAGTCGCGCAGCAGACCAAGCCGACGGATGTCCCAGCCGCGGCGCAGCCGGGCAGCGCCGCCGTGCCGGGTGCACCTGCGGCGGCCGCTACCGCCGTGCCGGGCGCACCTGCCGCCGCACCTGCCGCGCCAGTCAGCCAGATCGTCACCGTCACTACCGACGTGGTGAAA
It includes:
- the rnpA gene encoding ribonuclease P protein component encodes the protein MTGEGSHDFARARRIVKTDEFSSVFRLRPTQKTAHFVLYTRPNDLPHARLGVVAAKRFAPRAVTRNTIKRMTRELFRTSSLAQVDCIVRLSRPVNAKDGPATTRALKAALKVELARLFASQKPRPARASSP
- the yidD gene encoding membrane protein insertion efficiency factor YidD, translating into MKTLLVWLLRGYQLLLSPMLGPRCRFYPSCSNYAIEALRVHGAARGSWLAARRVGRCHPWNAGGLDPVPPKDGPKESHSAACGCNHS